GGTCTGACGATTCTAAACGGAGATAAGGAAGAGCGATTCGTCGACAGCAATATGTTTAAAGTCAATGTCGGCGATACGGAATACTCAGCCGACACAGAACTCGATCTCTATGCGAATGAAGACGGAATGGGGTTCTTCTTAGAGACGATTAATCCGAATATCGAAAAAACCGGCAACATCGTCTTCGAATTACCGAAACAAGTCAAAAGTCCGCTGCTTGAAGTCTCATCTGGCTTTGGCTGGGCAGGTGGACAATCAAAAGAGATTCAATTGACACAATAAGCATCAAGAAAGGGAGTAGTGGACAAATGCCCGCTACTCCCTTCAGTTTTTTACGATCGAGATTGTTGGATCAGTAGCTCAGGTGTCAATCGATCAAGTAATTCGAGCGTCTCTGGATGAGCGGCGAGCGTCCGGTCGAGTGCTTTCCGTTCTGTCTCGAGACACGCTAGATAACGCTGAGCCGCTTCTGCGTGCGTGGCTGGTGTAAGGACGTCATAGATTGCTTCAAGAGCAAGGCGAGGAATGTCAGGCAACGTCGTCGGAATCGTCTTCAATCCGAGTTGCGCTCGATTCGGAGCATGGTGATGGAGCAATACTTTCGCGAACTTGATCAAAGCGCTACGTAGCATCTCAACCGCCCATAAGTCATTTCCCCGTGCCGCTGCTTTTTTGTATTGGAATAAGAACCAGACGGCATCAATTGCTTCATCGGTCGCTTCTTGAGCGGAAAGCGTCAAGTCACATGTATCTGTGTAATCTATCAGCTGTTGCTTCGGGTCGTACAGAACACGTAGTTGATCCTTATGATTCAGCGAGTCGAGTGTCACCGTGAATAAATCGATATGTAGGAAATCATCGTAGACGACAATCATTTGTGGCGCGATGATGTCGATTTCATCTTTCCAGATGATTGGGCGATAGGCGGCTAGGTGCGACAAACGACGGGATAAGAATTTCGTTTGGCGTTCTTCCGAGACAAGGCAGTACAGATCGATGTCTGAATGAACATCTTCTTCTCCCCGTCCGAACGATCCTTTCAAGAAGATGGCTTCGACAGCAGGATCTTGTGTGAGTCGAGCAACGAGCTGCTCGATCGCATGAAGTTGATGCATGAGGACTCATTCCTTTCCGAAAACAGAAGTCTATTAGGTCAGTATACGGGATAATAGACAGTTTATTCCATAAAAAAAGAGAAATCGCATCGAAATGGACTTCTCATTGTGAAGCAGACGTTAGTTTGTCTTTATTTTCGAGATGAATGACGTGCTGTTCGCCCCAGGCATTGATTGCGTCAAGGACCGGAATGAGTGTCCGTCCATAGTCCGTCAGCGAGTACTCGACACGTGGTGGGACTTCCTGATAAATCTCGCGGTGGACGATGTCATTCAGTTCGAGCTCACGTAGTTGAGCCGTCAGCATCTTTTGCGTGATGTTTGGTAATTGTCGTTTCAGTTCACTGAAGCGGAGTGTTCCGCGCGTGATCAATACAAGTAAAATCGACGGTTTCCATTTCCCGGTCAAGATTTCGAGTGCCGTCTCGACACGACAACTTGGTGTCTCTTCCATCGGTCTTCCTCCTTCATGGTATCGTTGAGGATACTATACCACTTATTCGTGCCTACTTCCGCTTCCGTCGCTTCCGCGTAATAATAGAGGTACGAGCTATATAGTTGAAGGAGGAAACAAGATGTCCATTCACCCACAGATTACACTCGGTCCTGTTCGCTTGCGTGTGACGGATCTCGATCGTTCCGTTTCATTTTATACCGGATCACTCGGATTACGTGTGCTGACACAAACTGAACAATTGACTGTGCTCGGCGCACAAGGTACACCACTTGTTGAGCTGGAAGTCCATCCGAACGCCCGCCGTTTTCCACCGAACTCGGTTACCGGGTTATACCACTTTGCGATTTTATTACCAAACCGAAAAGAACTCGGCTTCGTCATCCGGAACCTGATCGCTCAAGGCATTGAAATTGGTCAAGGTGACCATCTTGTCAGTGAAGCGTTTTATTTATCGGACCCAGATGGGAACGGCATTGAGATTTATGCCGATCGTCCGCGTGACACGTGGACGTATGAAGCGAATGGCGACGTCAAGATGACGACCGATCCTGTCGACTGGCAAAGCATGCTCGTTGAAGCAGGAGAAGAAGATTGGTATGGCATGCCAAGCGAGACCGTCATGGGACACATGCACTTTCACGTTAAGACACTCGAAGCAGCGCGGAAGTTTTATATCGAGACACTCGGCTTTGAGGTGGCGGCTGATGCTTCCCGCATGCGGGCGTTATTCGTTGCTGCTGGCGGTTACCATCACCATATCGGTCTGAACGTCTGGTCTGGAGTCAACGCACCGACGAATCCGAAAGATGCAGTCGGACTCGTCTACTGGACGTTACGTTATCCTGATCAAGCGACGCTTCAGACGGCGATCGAGACGTTAAAGGTTTCTGCTTACACTGTTACGGATCAAGCAGGAGATGTATATGTGACCGATGATGCCGGTATTACGGTTCGATTGACTGTAGCACGACTAGAAAATTAAGGACGTTGCACCAACCCCTGTCTACACGAAATAATCGTGTCGATGGGGGTTTTATATTTGCATGGATAAAGGCTAGAGGAGGATAGGAAGAACGGAAGAGTCACTGATGAAGTGCTTTCTCTAAAAGGATTTCATAAAACGAACGCGATAATGTTGCTTGGTGTGGATAACCGAGTACTTCATAAATCATTAAGGCTCGTTCGACATACATCGTTCCTGTCGTTACATCACCTTGCGCAATCAGTAGGAGACCGGTATAAAAGCTGTGTGAATTTCGATAGAACATCGCTTCGACACCTTGGGTAAAGTCATCGAGCTGCAGGAGTAACACCTGTGCCATGTCCAGTTCATTCGTCATGATCAATTCATGGATTTCATTGATCAATAACGTATAGATGATGGTCCGTCCACGTTTGAATTGTTTATAGCGATCTAAGGAAGGGAGAATGCTACGGAAGTACTCCACTTTTCTTTCATAGTCGATGAAGTCGAGCGTATTCGCCAAAAAACGTAGTTCACCAATTGTCCACGTTTCAATACGGTCCAAGTAATCAAGAATCGTTTGACGAGTATCTTCTGCAATGGCCTCTTTTGAAAAGACACCATATTGATTGAAATGAGTCAGTTGTTCGATACGAGCATCGAGTTCAGCAATTCGCAAACTGTTCTGATAAGACTCCGGTAAATCGTAATACTGCGATCTAAGAAGAATCAACCCGTCGATGTCGTTCGCATTCCCCTTTAATCCGTATTCATCATAAAATTGCTCGATGAGTGATTCCTTGAATCCATGATGGATGTAAAGAAACTCATCAATTTCCATTCCGAGTCGTTCGAGGAGTAACTGGATCAGGTGAAAGGATATCTCGTGTTTTCCTTGTTCAAAGCGAATCGCATAAGATTTAGACATGACAGAATCGTAGAGTTGCTTCTGTGTCATTCCTTTTTTGATTCGCAATTCTCTCAATAATTCTCCGTGAGATGGCATGATAAGTCCTCCTGTTTAAAAGACATTACGCTAAAGGATAGGTCTAATAAATCAACAAGTATCTTATAGAGAGGTATTAAATAGGAGACTATTGGAATCATACCCGTATTTACGTCTTATAATTCAAGTATCAAAAAAGCGCATGGTAAGTCCCGAGTCATGAATGAAGGAGGAACAGGAATGAAGACGATGCGGACAACGAATGGTGGGTTACTAGTCGGGTCACTACTACTGTTAGTTGGTTTTGTTGCATTGGTGCAGTTTGACTGGGCGTGGTGGGCATTATTCTTGTGCGGGCTTGTTGCATGGGCAGTTACTTTCAAAAAAGATAGTCTACAAGCGGTTACGTTTCCAAAGAAGTTATGGATGATTCCGGTCGGTGCGCTGCTCTACGTCGTCTTAAGCATACTCATCGGATTGATTGCTAGCTCGACTGGACTGGAGTGGGCAGCTAATCCAGCTTCTGGTCACTTGGGGCAGATTGCCTTCATGCTTCCATTCATGTTGATGGGGGAAGAGTTGCTTGGGATTGGAATATTGGAAGGGGCAAGAAGTAAAGGGTTATCGATGTGGACGAGTACCCTGTTGAGTGCTGTTGTGTTCGGTCTCATTCATATTCCGTCATACTGGGACGGCTCACTCGTATCGACTCTCCTGCACGTATTATTACTTCAAGGTGTAGCACGGCTGATCTTCAACTATGTTTATATCAAAACAGGTCGCAGTATTTTTGGGTCATGGATTTCTCACATGATCGTTGATTTTGTTGTATTATCCATTTTTTAAAGAAAAACATCCAGCAGTGGACGTTGGGTCTGCTGCTGGATGTTTTCATGTATAGAATATTAGCGTGATGACGACGTTGTATTACCGTCATACCGGCTGATCAATTCATATGGTCTGACTTTATATAAGGCGTGTGGGAAGTAGTGTGGATCCATCGCATCAAGCGTCCGTAACTGGAAGTGCTCCCGTTTGATGTATTCACTCAGCGAGTCACGCGTCAGCGGGAAGAAGCCGACATCCGTCGTTTCACCTTCTTGTGTCGCGAGTTCACCGCCCGTGGCTTTCCCGCGGAAACAGACGCAAAGGACGTGACTTGAGACATTTTGATAAATGCCGGTAATCCCATCGATCGTGACATCGACACCGGTCTCTTCTTTGACTTCTCGTTTGATGGCGTCAAGAATCGACTCGTGATTTTCGACTTGTCCGCCCGGCATCTCGTACGTATCACCACGATGGAGGTTACGGACGAGTAGAACTTCACCCGCATCGTTCGTAATATATGCGGTCACACTAACGATAGCGCGAGGCGGGGCATACGTACCAGTCGACGTCATGAAGTCTTCATACGATTTGATATATAAATTTTTGCCAAGGCGTGCGCGCTTCTTCATCGCTTCACGACGTAAGGCACTATTGCGGACATCACGATCGACTTGTTCGTAATGTTCCCGGTCACGATATTCCCAAATGGCGATGACTTCATCTTCTGCCTCGGTCACCCAGCGACCAACAAGACGGGCACCATGGCTAACTTGAAGCGGGTACAAATAGGTATGGAAAAACTCAGTAAATTCTTCTAGGCGTTCGGGACGAATCGTATAGGTCTTCCGGCGATGTAACATGGAAATTCCTCCTATCAGATGAGCGTTCAAATGTACGTTGTACCCCTTCTCGAACGAACGGATGAAACCCTTTTTCTCAATGTATGAAAAAGGGTTTTTTGTTGAACGATAGTGTAGAAATTTCATACGGTGTAAGTGACTTTAAAGAATCGATGACGATCTCTTTTGTTCGGAAAAGTGTAACTAAAGAAGAAGTTAAGAAATGGACAGGGCTCAACTTTAGAAAAATCGGGGATACTACATATAGAGAGAAACAGAAAGAAGGGATACGTGATGGATATCATGGCACTCGTCCGCCTGGCTGGCGGAATCATGTTCACCCCATTGTCGGACGATGTCTTGATGATGAGTTTTGCAGCATTACGTTTACGAGAGGGGATGTACCCGATCGTCATCTGGTTGACCGCTTGGCCGGTCTTCTTCATTGCTTTTACATGGTTTTATTTACTTGCACGGTTCTTCCGTGAGATTCCGCTTGTTAAACGCTGGATGAAGTCACGTTTCTTGGAACGAGCAGAAACAATTATTGAACGGCGTGGATTATGGGCAATTGGATTATCGTTCTTCTTACCTGGCGTTCGTCATCCGATTCATTACGTCGCAGGACTCCTCGGATATCCGTTACCACGTTATCTCTTGATGACGTTTCTAGCAGCAGGTGTTTATACAGGACTTTGGACGTTTTTGATCGTCCGGATCGGAGAAGCTGTCACGTGGTCGGAACTGTGGAACTGGTTACAAGTGAATCCCGGAATTGTCGGCTCTGTCTTAATCATCGTGATTGGGATTGCAGTAATCGGTATCGTGCATCATCGTCGTCAAAAGGATACGGTGGAAGAGAGTTCTTCGATTTAAACTATAGGGAATACGTGAGCGAATCCAACGTCGGATTCGCTTTTTTAGATGAAGTTTGGTTTTATGAATAAGGATAGTTTTTTGAAATAAGAAGTAACCTGCAAAATAAGTGAAATCATTGTCAAAAAAAGACGTTTTTCACTTCTTAAAACTTACGCGATTTACACACTGTATTGGCAATTTATCGTCACAAGAAAGTGGCTGAAATTGGATTGTAAACGCTTATACTAGGAGGTGTTCACAGAGTGGACATATTTATTGCTAAAGGAGGATACATATGAATCTCATGCAGACGGAAGAGAAGGTCAAAAAAGCACCGACTTCTTCTGCTTACCGGACGATTTGGCGGTGGCATTTTTATGCTGGAATCATTTTTGCACCGTTCCTAGTCATGCTTGCTGTGACAGGATCCATTTATCTTTTTAAGCCACAAATCGAAAACGTCCTGTATCAATCGTATTATGAAGTTACACCACAAGCAGATCGCATCACTGCGACGGAACAGATTGATCGCGTCAAAGTGAAGTATCCCGATGCACTTGTCACGTCGTACCGACCGGGTGAATCCGACGATCGATCCAGTGAAGTGAAGGTCTCGTCACCAGACATGTCGGCGACGGTCTTCGTCAATCCGTATTCAGGTAAGATCATCGGAACATTATCAGACGATGACCGAATCATGAATAAAATCGAAGAGATCCACGGGGAACTGATGGCGGGAACGACTGGCGACCGGATCGTTGAACTCGTTGCCTGCTGGGCGATCGTCTTGATCGTAACGGGATTGTTCTTATGGTTCCCACGTAAGCAAAAGGGACTGTCAGGTGTCTTGTTCCCACGTCTTCGTCAAGGCAAGAAGTTATTCCATCGTGATCTCCACGCTGTTCCAGCATTCTGGATCACAGCAGGGATGCTGTTCCTGATCTTGACTGGCTTACCGTGGTCCGGTTTCTGGGGAACGAACTTCCAGTCCCTTGTCACGAACCAAGGGCTTGGTTATCCACCGTCCATCTGGGGTGGGGAGGCACCGACGTCAACACTTCAAACGAAGGATATCGCGGAAGTCCCGTGGGCTGCCGAAACACTTGATGTCCCGCAATCGAAAGTTGAAGGTGCTGTTCCAGCCTCGATCGATGACATCGTTGCGATTGGAAAACAACAAGGGATGGACCCAAGCTTTAAGATTAGCATCCCAAGTGATCCAAGCGGGGTCTATACACTGTCTGCGTATCCGGCGAAAGCACAGGATGAAGCGACGATCCATCTTGATCAATATTCCGGTGCCGTGCTCGCCGATTACCGCTATGACAACTATGGTGTCGTCGGGAAGATCGTCGCGACTGGAATTACGCTTCATAAAGGAACGGAATTCGGCTGGTTCAACCAATTGATCAGTCTGTTGATTTGTCTTGGAATTATTCTCGTGGCAGTCAGTGGTTTCTATCTCTGGCTGAAGCGAAAACCAAGTAAGGGAATGGGGGCACCGAAAGGTCCAAAAACATTCATGCTGAAAGGATTCCTCGCCATACTCGTCGTGCTTGGTATCGTATTCCCGCTCGTCGGACTGTCGTTGCTCGTCGTTTGGCTACTTGATTTCCTCGTTATTCGTCGTATTCCAAGTGTAAGGAGGTTCTTCAATGCGTAAATCTAAATCGATGCAAACACTCGTGCTCGTCGGACTGCTCGTCACGACGACGAGCCTTGCCGGTTGTGCGGTCGATTCCGATGCTGCAGAACAGTATGTCGTATCTAAGCCATTATCAATCAAAATGAATGTCCCGACAGACGTACAACCGGACGCCAAGAAAAAGCAGACGTTTGAAGCAACGGTCTGGCGTGAAGCGAAACCGGCTCAAAAAGTCGATTACGTTCACTTTGAGATTTGGAAAGCAGATGGAACAGTCCGTTATAGCATGGAACCGGCAGAAGAGATGCAGCCAGGTGTTTATACGATTGCAAAAGTACTGCCGAAGTCCGGGCTGTATTATGTCAAAGCCCATGCAAGCAGTGAAGGCGCGATGATCATGCCAACACGGCAGTTCATCGTCGGTGAGTTATCGAAAGAAGATTTAAAAATCTTACAAGGTGGAGCAAAACCAGCTGGTGGGAGTAGCGGTCACCATCACTGATAGAGGCATCAAAAAGAGAGGGCGGAATTTTCCGTCCTCTCTTTTTAGCATACATTATCAA
This window of the Exiguobacterium acetylicum genome carries:
- a CDS encoding FixH family protein, yielding MRKSKSMQTLVLVGLLVTTTSLAGCAVDSDAAEQYVVSKPLSIKMNVPTDVQPDAKKKQTFEATVWREAKPAQKVDYVHFEIWKADGTVRYSMEPAEEMQPGVYTIAKVLPKSGLYYVKAHASSEGAMIMPTRQFIVGELSKEDLKILQGGAKPAGGSSGHHH
- a CDS encoding winged helix-turn-helix transcriptional regulator, whose amino-acid sequence is MEETPSCRVETALEILTGKWKPSILLVLITRGTLRFSELKRQLPNITQKMLTAQLRELELNDIVHREIYQEVPPRVEYSLTDYGRTLIPVLDAINAWGEQHVIHLENKDKLTSASQ
- a CDS encoding NUDIX domain-containing protein, with the translated sequence MLHRRKTYTIRPERLEEFTEFFHTYLYPLQVSHGARLVGRWVTEAEDEVIAIWEYRDREHYEQVDRDVRNSALRREAMKKRARLGKNLYIKSYEDFMTSTGTYAPPRAIVSVTAYITNDAGEVLLVRNLHRGDTYEMPGGQVENHESILDAIKREVKEETGVDVTIDGITGIYQNVSSHVLCVCFRGKATGGELATQEGETTDVGFFPLTRDSLSEYIKREHFQLRTLDAMDPHYFPHALYKVRPYELISRYDGNTTSSSR
- a CDS encoding VOC family protein, which gives rise to MSIHPQITLGPVRLRVTDLDRSVSFYTGSLGLRVLTQTEQLTVLGAQGTPLVELEVHPNARRFPPNSVTGLYHFAILLPNRKELGFVIRNLIAQGIEIGQGDHLVSEAFYLSDPDGNGIEIYADRPRDTWTYEANGDVKMTTDPVDWQSMLVEAGEEDWYGMPSETVMGHMHFHVKTLEAARKFYIETLGFEVAADASRMRALFVAAGGYHHHIGLNVWSGVNAPTNPKDAVGLVYWTLRYPDQATLQTAIETLKVSAYTVTDQAGDVYVTDDAGITVRLTVARLEN
- a CDS encoding CPBP family intramembrane glutamic endopeptidase, which gives rise to MKTMRTTNGGLLVGSLLLLVGFVALVQFDWAWWALFLCGLVAWAVTFKKDSLQAVTFPKKLWMIPVGALLYVVLSILIGLIASSTGLEWAANPASGHLGQIAFMLPFMLMGEELLGIGILEGARSKGLSMWTSTLLSAVVFGLIHIPSYWDGSLVSTLLHVLLLQGVARLIFNYVYIKTGRSIFGSWISHMIVDFVVLSIF
- a CDS encoding Rgg/GadR/MutR family transcriptional regulator yields the protein MPSHGELLRELRIKKGMTQKQLYDSVMSKSYAIRFEQGKHEISFHLIQLLLERLGMEIDEFLYIHHGFKESLIEQFYDEYGLKGNANDIDGLILLRSQYYDLPESYQNSLRIAELDARIEQLTHFNQYGVFSKEAIAEDTRQTILDYLDRIETWTIGELRFLANTLDFIDYERKVEYFRSILPSLDRYKQFKRGRTIIYTLLINEIHELIMTNELDMAQVLLLQLDDFTQGVEAMFYRNSHSFYTGLLLIAQGDVTTGTMYVERALMIYEVLGYPHQATLSRSFYEILLEKALHQ
- a CDS encoding PepSY-associated TM helix domain-containing protein, producing the protein MNLMQTEEKVKKAPTSSAYRTIWRWHFYAGIIFAPFLVMLAVTGSIYLFKPQIENVLYQSYYEVTPQADRITATEQIDRVKVKYPDALVTSYRPGESDDRSSEVKVSSPDMSATVFVNPYSGKIIGTLSDDDRIMNKIEEIHGELMAGTTGDRIVELVACWAIVLIVTGLFLWFPRKQKGLSGVLFPRLRQGKKLFHRDLHAVPAFWITAGMLFLILTGLPWSGFWGTNFQSLVTNQGLGYPPSIWGGEAPTSTLQTKDIAEVPWAAETLDVPQSKVEGAVPASIDDIVAIGKQQGMDPSFKISIPSDPSGVYTLSAYPAKAQDEATIHLDQYSGAVLADYRYDNYGVVGKIVATGITLHKGTEFGWFNQLISLLICLGIILVAVSGFYLWLKRKPSKGMGAPKGPKTFMLKGFLAILVVLGIVFPLVGLSLLVVWLLDFLVIRRIPSVRRFFNA
- a CDS encoding nucleotidyltransferase domain-containing protein translates to MHQLHAIEQLVARLTQDPAVEAIFLKGSFGRGEEDVHSDIDLYCLVSEERQTKFLSRRLSHLAAYRPIIWKDEIDIIAPQMIVVYDDFLHIDLFTVTLDSLNHKDQLRVLYDPKQQLIDYTDTCDLTLSAQEATDEAIDAVWFLFQYKKAAARGNDLWAVEMLRSALIKFAKVLLHHHAPNRAQLGLKTIPTTLPDIPRLALEAIYDVLTPATHAEAAQRYLACLETERKALDRTLAAHPETLELLDRLTPELLIQQSRS
- a CDS encoding DedA family protein — translated: MDIMALVRLAGGIMFTPLSDDVLMMSFAALRLREGMYPIVIWLTAWPVFFIAFTWFYLLARFFREIPLVKRWMKSRFLERAETIIERRGLWAIGLSFFLPGVRHPIHYVAGLLGYPLPRYLLMTFLAAGVYTGLWTFLIVRIGEAVTWSELWNWLQVNPGIVGSVLIIVIGIAVIGIVHHRRQKDTVEESSSI